The following proteins are co-located in the Heliorestis convoluta genome:
- a CDS encoding ATP-binding protein, translating to MRALLVVTDQDNLDRLSLYLRTTSGVEIVGIARDIKEFIDLLVKKEIDSLYLDMELQNLDSIHVVKTLLNDRDVEVVLVTSPSVDACQAYEIAPLDIILKPITEKAVRRSLYRLTERIQEKRRLRQAEDGERLLSDISFQVLDWQPLDRILHFACDKMVQIFDLPLAWVALRKHDGTVTIEASAGILSNYIKSPFFQREEIYHQAQPIQADYVEEVTKRHLEGIFITDPYFQLRKEKEVCNSVSFCLVVPLKTKQSVLGYLALYAGTYELLKARQIAAFKRCAEQVCIALAGAIRRQEVHLLTTAVESSANAIVITDPTAKVIWCNEAFEKLSGYELDEIKGIKPSFWKSGFHSSSFYENMWSTILKGKVWKGETVNKRKGGDFYTEEMTITPVKDEQGNLVNYIAMKEDITLRKEVEMTLLKAKEEAEQAERVKSEFLSVISHELRTPMSGILGMNELLLDTDLDQEQRILASAVEESAQDLLKIIDALLTFSSIQAGRKSLNYTFFDMKAFLNEFIERINYSILSKGLTFQANIEPSVEGTWCGDPLRLRQILDNIIDNAIKFTEKGEILFKVSLQKESNEPFLQFEVIDSGIGMPRDVQKKLFIPFTQKDSSLGRRYGGIGLGLTISKYLIELMGGTIAVTSAEKKGTVVSFTLPSEPASNADWIE from the coding sequence ATGAGAGCCCTCCTAGTTGTCACTGATCAAGACAACCTAGATCGTCTTTCCTTATATTTACGTACTACTTCCGGTGTAGAAATTGTAGGTATAGCGAGAGATATCAAAGAATTTATCGACTTACTAGTGAAAAAAGAAATCGACAGCCTCTATCTAGATATGGAATTACAGAATCTCGATAGCATTCATGTAGTCAAAACATTGTTAAATGATAGAGATGTAGAAGTTGTCCTTGTAACAAGTCCTTCGGTAGATGCCTGTCAAGCTTATGAAATTGCGCCCCTTGATATTATTCTAAAGCCAATTACAGAAAAAGCAGTTCGCAGAAGCCTGTACCGTTTAACAGAAAGAATTCAAGAGAAAAGAAGACTGCGGCAAGCAGAAGATGGGGAACGCTTGCTCAGCGACATTTCTTTTCAAGTCCTTGATTGGCAACCTTTAGACCGAATTTTGCATTTTGCTTGTGATAAAATGGTGCAGATTTTTGACTTGCCCCTGGCTTGGGTTGCCTTACGAAAGCACGATGGTACAGTTACCATAGAAGCTTCTGCTGGTATCTTAAGCAATTACATAAAAAGCCCCTTTTTTCAAAGAGAAGAGATTTATCATCAGGCCCAGCCGATTCAAGCTGATTATGTTGAAGAAGTAACGAAGAGGCATTTAGAAGGAATCTTTATTACAGACCCCTACTTTCAACTGCGCAAAGAAAAAGAAGTTTGTAATTCCGTTAGCTTTTGTCTCGTCGTTCCGTTGAAGACCAAACAAAGTGTGCTAGGATACTTAGCCCTCTATGCTGGCACCTACGAACTCTTAAAAGCGCGACAAATTGCAGCTTTTAAGAGGTGTGCCGAACAAGTCTGCATAGCCTTGGCCGGTGCTATCCGTCGTCAGGAAGTTCATCTCCTCACAACGGCGGTAGAGTCTTCAGCCAACGCTATTGTTATCACAGACCCTACGGCCAAAGTGATCTGGTGCAACGAAGCTTTCGAAAAACTAAGCGGTTATGAGCTTGACGAAATAAAAGGAATTAAACCTTCTTTTTGGAAATCGGGTTTTCATTCAAGTTCTTTTTATGAAAACATGTGGTCTACCATCTTAAAAGGTAAAGTATGGAAAGGTGAGACTGTTAATAAAAGAAAAGGCGGTGACTTTTACACAGAAGAAATGACGATCACGCCTGTGAAAGACGAGCAGGGAAATTTAGTGAACTATATTGCGATGAAAGAAGATATTACTCTAAGAAAAGAAGTAGAAATGACCCTGCTGAAAGCAAAAGAAGAAGCAGAACAGGCTGAACGTGTAAAAAGTGAATTTCTATCTGTAATCAGCCATGAACTGAGAACACCTATGAGCGGCATTCTTGGTATGAATGAACTACTCCTTGATACGGACCTTGATCAAGAACAGAGGATATTAGCATCAGCGGTGGAAGAGTCTGCGCAAGATCTACTAAAGATTATTGATGCACTATTAACTTTTAGTTCAATTCAAGCAGGTCGTAAAAGTTTAAACTATACTTTTTTTGATATGAAAGCCTTTCTGAATGAATTTATTGAGCGTATAAACTACTCTATCCTTTCTAAAGGCCTTACCTTTCAAGCAAACATAGAGCCTTCCGTAGAAGGAACTTGGTGCGGTGATCCTTTGCGGCTACGGCAAATACTAGATAACATTATAGATAACGCCATTAAATTCACCGAAAAGGGCGAAATACTATTTAAAGTAAGCTTGCAAAAAGAAAGCAATGAGCCCTTCCTGCAGTTTGAGGTTATAGATAGTGGAATTGGTATGCCTAGGGACGTTCAAAAAAAATTGTTTATACCCTTCACCCAAAAAGATAGCTCTTTAGGTCGCCGATACGGTGGCATTGGTCTAGGCTTAACGATTAGTAAATACTTGATCGAACTAATGGGAGGCACCATTGCCGTAACAAGTGCTGAAAAAAAAGGCACCGTAGTATCTTTCACGCTTCCTAGTGAACCAGCATCGAATGCAGATTGGATTGAATAA
- a CDS encoding methyl-accepting chemotaxis protein has protein sequence MKPEKKIDNKNDLEKLVQTVGVDKLTKTMIGSVTNMNNVPLSIKLKITVSLVVALLISPTIAVFLDRLIQDLLASSDISVGNLSIYISTLINLSVTALIVLFLLNIIVLNPLKELREKMIRLGEGDLTVSVDFRSKDEIQALGTAFNLMVINQTELVKKVKQSAQELAAASEEMAATTQQVRYAVSEIAKSTQHVADESEEGTNSITEVSQVLIEISSLLQIAKEKAHRATEKSNETMDKAEVGKESVDKNNHQMIDIKGQMSDTEGQMKKLQEYSRQIGTITSTITNIASQTNLLALNAAIEAARAGEHGRGFAVVAEEVRKLAEQSNQGAVEVNELLQKVLVATEEAVQAAQKSRAEIDEGALLIVGAERALNDILKAVSDTVKEIDNVAKLANESVASSDQIVDLISSVATVIEDTATTAQEVAMKTQEASSSMETIAATTEEASALATELNMLVDKFKIASS, from the coding sequence TTGAAGCCAGAAAAAAAGATAGATAATAAAAATGATCTTGAAAAGCTCGTTCAGACAGTTGGCGTTGATAAGCTTACCAAAACAATGATTGGTTCTGTGACCAACATGAACAACGTACCGCTTAGCATCAAACTAAAAATTACCGTTAGCCTCGTTGTAGCTTTGTTAATCAGTCCTACCATTGCTGTATTTTTAGATCGCCTAATACAAGATCTATTAGCTTCTTCAGATATTTCTGTAGGTAATCTTTCTATCTATATCTCCACTCTTATTAACTTATCTGTAACAGCTCTTATTGTTTTATTTTTGTTAAACATTATTGTTCTCAATCCCTTAAAAGAGTTACGTGAAAAGATGATTCGTTTAGGGGAAGGTGATTTGACAGTTTCTGTAGACTTTCGATCGAAAGATGAAATTCAAGCGCTGGGCACTGCTTTTAACCTAATGGTTATAAATCAGACTGAACTGGTCAAAAAAGTAAAACAAAGTGCCCAGGAACTAGCTGCTGCTTCGGAAGAAATGGCTGCAACGACACAACAAGTGCGCTATGCTGTCTCGGAGATTGCCAAAAGTACACAACATGTTGCCGATGAATCGGAAGAAGGTACCAACTCGATTACAGAAGTTTCCCAGGTTCTAATTGAGATCTCATCTCTACTTCAAATCGCGAAAGAAAAAGCTCACCGTGCAACGGAGAAGTCCAATGAAACGATGGATAAAGCCGAAGTAGGGAAGGAAAGTGTAGATAAGAACAATCATCAAATGATTGATATTAAAGGGCAGATGAGCGATACAGAAGGTCAAATGAAAAAGCTACAAGAGTACTCGCGGCAGATTGGTACAATTACCAGTACCATCACCAACATTGCCAGTCAAACAAATTTACTAGCCTTAAACGCTGCCATTGAAGCAGCTCGCGCCGGTGAACATGGACGAGGCTTTGCCGTCGTTGCAGAAGAAGTACGCAAGTTAGCAGAACAATCCAACCAAGGTGCTGTAGAAGTCAACGAGCTGTTACAAAAAGTTCTTGTTGCAACAGAAGAGGCAGTACAAGCTGCTCAAAAAAGCAGAGCCGAAATCGACGAAGGTGCTTTACTTATCGTTGGAGCCGAAAGAGCCCTTAACGACATCCTAAAAGCCGTGAGCGACACTGTAAAAGAGATTGATAACGTCGCCAAGCTAGCGAATGAATCCGTGGCCAGCTCCGATCAGATTGTAGATCTGATTAGTTCTGTCGCTACCGTTATAGAAGATACTGCTACAACGGCGCAGGAAGTGGCTATGAAAACACAAGAAGCTTCTAGCTCCATGGAAACAATAGCGGCTACAACAGAAGAAGCCAGCGCTTTGGCGACAGAGTTGAACATGTTGGTCGATAAATTTAAGATTGCATCTTCGTAA
- a CDS encoding spore germination protein, protein MGKEQKSLWTTFLFKHRENESTPPPKEDDYKVEQVLPATLLSSKEMLENSLGKPDDLFFRFVEPPALKRKFMICAIEGLIDQKELSLHVVEPLQVSREKLDESEDILEALGEKIISVSNYKKIDTIDEAKNQLLDGNSLLFAEGLSSALVIFNHEYEHRTVNEPITEQVIRGPIEGFVESLQVNRALLRKHIKDERLRLDGMRLGRRSRSNVVVAYIDGIANKPRVDAVKEDLASLDIDIVHDVAELSILLQKRSANIFPLSMTSERTDKVTAALMEGRIAVFLENSPAAMVVPALFIDFWRTPEDYYSSPVIATFYRFIRMIFGNHLTMMLPALYVAFTSFPTGIIGSQLIMNMASSREGIAFPPVIEVLIMLILLDIILEASQRLPRLVGGATTIVGGLILGQAAVQAKLASNIMVIVVAVTAITNLTVSNLAMLPAMRLLKYYFVLWASFFGVAGIVFAATTVLAYVGSLKSYGIPYLSQMSAIHLRDIFDTIYVLSPKMRTHRPRTLKTIDGQRWDSKTMKYNEDSLDDV, encoded by the coding sequence ATGGGAAAAGAGCAGAAAAGTCTATGGACGACTTTTTTATTTAAACATAGAGAAAATGAAAGTACGCCACCACCGAAAGAGGATGACTACAAGGTTGAGCAGGTGCTGCCAGCAACGCTTTTATCATCGAAAGAAATGCTGGAAAATAGCCTGGGTAAGCCTGATGATTTATTCTTTCGCTTTGTGGAGCCACCGGCACTGAAGCGAAAGTTTATGATCTGTGCCATTGAAGGACTTATCGATCAGAAAGAGCTATCTCTTCATGTGGTAGAGCCTCTGCAAGTAAGCCGTGAAAAGCTAGACGAATCTGAAGATATCTTAGAAGCTCTTGGAGAAAAGATTATATCAGTTTCTAATTATAAAAAGATTGATACCATCGACGAAGCAAAAAACCAGCTTTTAGATGGCAACAGCTTGCTCTTTGCAGAAGGCCTTTCCTCGGCCCTTGTCATTTTCAATCATGAATATGAACATCGCACCGTAAATGAACCGATTACAGAGCAAGTTATTCGAGGTCCGATAGAAGGCTTTGTTGAGTCTTTACAAGTCAATCGAGCCCTCTTGCGTAAACATATTAAAGACGAACGATTGCGCCTTGATGGCATGCGCCTGGGTCGACGGAGCCGCTCTAATGTTGTTGTAGCTTATATCGATGGCATTGCCAATAAGCCTCGCGTTGATGCGGTTAAAGAAGATTTGGCTAGCCTAGATATTGATATTGTCCATGATGTGGCTGAGCTTTCGATTTTGTTACAAAAACGATCGGCCAATATTTTTCCTTTAAGTATGACTAGTGAGAGAACGGATAAGGTGACGGCTGCCCTTATGGAAGGGCGAATTGCTGTTTTTTTAGAGAATTCGCCGGCAGCCATGGTTGTGCCAGCCTTATTTATTGACTTCTGGCGCACGCCGGAAGATTACTACAGTTCCCCGGTTATAGCTACTTTTTATCGTTTTATCCGTATGATCTTTGGCAATCACTTGACCATGATGCTACCGGCTCTTTATGTAGCTTTTACGAGCTTTCCCACTGGCATCATAGGGTCGCAGCTAATTATGAATATGGCTTCATCACGAGAAGGTATCGCTTTTCCACCAGTCATTGAAGTATTAATTATGTTAATTCTTTTAGATATTATTCTTGAAGCCAGTCAACGATTGCCTCGCTTGGTGGGTGGTGCTACCACCATTGTGGGAGGTTTGATTCTAGGTCAGGCGGCCGTACAAGCAAAGCTCGCTTCTAATATTATGGTTATTGTTGTTGCTGTAACTGCCATTACCAACTTAACAGTTTCGAACCTGGCTATGTTACCAGCCATGCGGCTTCTTAAATATTATTTTGTACTCTGGGCTTCCTTTTTTGGCGTCGCTGGCATTGTTTTTGCTGCTACAACCGTTCTTGCTTACGTAGGCTCCCTCAAGTCCTATGGTATACCCTACTTAAGCCAAATGTCGGCCATCCATCTGCGCGATATTTTTGATACGATCTATGTATTATCTCCCAAAATGCGAACCCATCGACCTCGAACTCTTAAAACCATCGATGGACAGCGTTGGGATTCTAAAACGATGAAGTATAACGAGGATAGTTTGGACGATGTATAA
- a CDS encoding GerAB/ArcD/ProY family transporter produces MYSEKISMLQIGLLMGSFFVAGAGLFYNGFLFQSVDFNPFVPLLSGLLLSLLPAALVAWLCTRHRRKNILSISQEVVGPFFGFLLVFPLVVAHFLLPLPLSRIAAELVVDVYLIQTPPLLLTVVILTISCWIATLGTESVARTNDEHLVIIFPLTVIMFALSVPDIRPELARPFFQPDFSYWNQLEFYGSLLIFLSFSLVLFLNNSISHSEKIYRMIFALKGFGVIYLFITAYMIIGTLGMEMAATFDQPLKVKMTTLRETVFIERVDIFLILLWLFPTVTAMAALIVTAARAMGQWMGLPNYRIIVILYYIVAVIASPVMLPFQHAKRMLLYMGPIWMAFLTVVLLILFVASLWKSPQKIKA; encoded by the coding sequence ATGTATAGTGAAAAAATATCAATGTTACAAATTGGATTGTTGATGGGCTCCTTTTTTGTAGCCGGTGCGGGCTTGTTTTATAATGGTTTTTTATTTCAAAGCGTTGATTTTAATCCTTTTGTACCTCTACTATCGGGGCTTCTATTAAGCTTGTTACCTGCTGCTCTTGTAGCTTGGCTCTGCACGCGCCATCGCCGCAAAAACATTTTATCTATCTCCCAAGAAGTGGTAGGCCCTTTTTTTGGCTTTCTGCTTGTCTTTCCTCTCGTGGTCGCGCACTTTCTACTTCCTCTTCCACTAAGCCGAATTGCAGCAGAACTGGTTGTAGATGTTTACTTGATTCAAACACCGCCGCTCCTATTAACGGTTGTTATACTAACGATATCCTGTTGGATTGCCACCTTAGGGACTGAATCAGTCGCTCGTACCAATGATGAACACCTTGTCATTATTTTCCCGCTCACTGTGATTATGTTTGCTTTATCTGTACCGGACATTCGACCGGAGTTGGCTAGACCTTTTTTTCAACCTGACTTTTCCTACTGGAACCAGTTAGAATTCTATGGTTCCTTATTAATCTTTTTAAGTTTTAGCCTTGTTCTTTTTTTGAATAATTCTATCAGCCATAGCGAAAAGATTTATCGCATGATTTTTGCGCTGAAAGGCTTTGGCGTTATCTATTTGTTCATCACGGCCTATATGATCATCGGTACGCTAGGCATGGAGATGGCAGCTACTTTTGATCAGCCCTTAAAAGTAAAAATGACGACTTTGCGTGAGACTGTTTTTATAGAACGGGTTGATATCTTTTTAATTCTGCTCTGGCTTTTTCCTACTGTAACAGCCATGGCCGCCTTGATTGTAACGGCAGCACGAGCGATGGGACAGTGGATGGGACTGCCTAACTATCGAATTATCGTTATTTTGTATTATATTGTAGCCGTTATTGCATCGCCGGTCATGTTGCCGTTTCAGCATGCAAAAAGAATGTTACTTTATATGGGACCTATCTGGATGGCTTTTCTAACAGTGGTGCTTCTCATACTATTTGTTGCTTCTCTTTGGAAAAGTCCGCAAAAAATAAAAGCCTGA
- a CDS encoding Ger(x)C family spore germination C-terminal domain-containing protein, protein MIKALNAKTYIFLGNLIILLLTVGCWDSAAMERRALVMNIGFDIGEEKPLALVLDIHNAKQSDANTMVGPPGSLGPPVIAPRTEGTTIDECVEEQRRNMPRHIDFGLTSAIVITEEAAREGIFPYLSWIFFHPNVRNNSFVIITTTDLQKLFTEQARVIEGTMGGALLVSQLLADRSTASVTRVNLWEAYRVQLDGTGSLVAPLIRSEEGRIYYDGAAIFDGDRMIGTINPEEAALVNILADERVPYHFTFTFTPPEREQEEQQPAVEERQEAQDEEGQGAEGSVTETLASEEKETEASPEKGHLDDQGAREAKEEQKKRDNAEEMDIDREGKMDVPEEKISRMTLRFHRVQRTMDVNQLGPGKYEVHIHVDFEGMLSDANPPQVRYDREDFNAMNEQGAEALREKMQKVIEKSQQELRADLLHIGRYVRAHNIRKWEEMDWPEVYPEVEMHISVNVRVLGATR, encoded by the coding sequence TTGATAAAAGCCTTAAATGCAAAAACCTATATCTTTTTAGGGAACCTTATAATACTCCTTCTCACAGTCGGTTGCTGGGACTCAGCCGCCATGGAGCGTCGAGCTCTCGTGATGAATATTGGCTTTGATATAGGCGAAGAAAAACCTCTTGCTCTTGTTTTAGATATTCATAACGCCAAACAATCAGACGCCAATACCATGGTAGGACCGCCGGGAAGTCTAGGTCCTCCTGTCATTGCGCCAAGAACGGAAGGCACCACCATTGATGAATGCGTAGAAGAACAACGACGGAATATGCCCAGACATATTGACTTTGGTCTTACTTCAGCCATTGTCATAACAGAAGAAGCGGCACGAGAAGGAATTTTTCCTTATTTATCTTGGATATTTTTTCACCCTAATGTGCGCAACAATTCTTTTGTGATTATTACAACCACAGACTTACAAAAGCTTTTTACAGAGCAAGCAAGAGTTATAGAGGGCACAATGGGGGGCGCTTTGCTGGTAAGTCAGTTGCTTGCTGACCGCAGTACAGCTTCGGTAACGAGGGTGAATTTGTGGGAAGCTTATCGTGTCCAACTTGATGGTACAGGCAGCCTAGTAGCACCTTTGATTCGTTCTGAAGAAGGGCGCATTTATTATGACGGTGCAGCTATTTTTGATGGTGATCGCATGATCGGTACCATCAATCCTGAAGAAGCAGCCCTTGTAAATATCTTAGCCGACGAAAGAGTGCCTTACCATTTTACCTTTACTTTTACGCCTCCAGAAAGAGAGCAAGAAGAGCAACAGCCTGCTGTAGAAGAACGACAAGAAGCACAAGATGAAGAAGGACAAGGAGCAGAAGGATCGGTTACGGAAACCCTTGCCTCTGAGGAAAAAGAAACAGAAGCATCGCCTGAGAAAGGTCATCTTGATGATCAGGGAGCGAGAGAGGCGAAAGAAGAACAGAAAAAAAGAGACAATGCTGAAGAAATGGATATTGACCGAGAAGGAAAGATGGATGTACCGGAAGAGAAAATCTCTAGAATGACCTTACGATTTCATCGCGTGCAAAGAACAATGGATGTGAATCAACTTGGTCCAGGAAAGTATGAAGTTCATATTCATGTAGACTTTGAAGGAATGCTGAGTGACGCCAATCCACCGCAAGTACGCTATGACAGAGAAGACTTTAATGCGATGAATGAGCAAGGAGCAGAAGCCTTGCGAGAAAAAATGCAAAAAGTGATAGAGAAATCTCAACAAGAGTTAAGAGCAGATCTTCTTCACATCGGTCGCTACGTACGGGCGCACAATATCCGAAAATGGGAAGAGATGGATTGGCCCGAAGTGTATCCTGAAGTAGAAATGCATATTTCTGTCAATGTGCGTGTTTTAGGAGCAACGAGGTAG
- a CDS encoding UbiA family prenyltransferase: protein MKLLDWTLWISLARGSVAIRYAFTVAAAAFIENATFFSILTIAMAGFFLVLSVHIFDDIEDLPEDQINHPERPLPSGKITVTEARIFGAATLILSFSLAFFHVQALIILLLIAASVIIPPLHRILQEHWVGRSISIFLFIFSAFLLGAAATAGFPSTKLLLLALAISTLHLASRVIRDEWDLEGDTQRPLRTLPHINVSMARLWVRYNLLVASFLLLLPAFFNFHLLYLLFAGPASLIIARHALKWDENHSASHPSHLWALLVLLGAILGR from the coding sequence ATGAAACTGTTAGATTGGACCTTGTGGATATCATTAGCGCGAGGCTCTGTGGCAATTCGTTACGCTTTTACTGTTGCAGCTGCTGCTTTCATTGAAAATGCAACTTTTTTTTCCATCCTTACTATTGCAATGGCTGGTTTTTTTCTTGTTCTTTCTGTCCACATCTTTGATGATATTGAAGATTTACCGGAAGATCAGATCAATCATCCAGAAAGACCTCTGCCCTCTGGCAAAATTACAGTTACAGAAGCAAGAATTTTTGGCGCTGCCACATTGATTCTCTCTTTTTCACTGGCTTTTTTTCACGTACAAGCACTTATCATATTGCTCCTTATCGCTGCATCTGTTATCATCCCTCCTCTGCATAGAATCTTGCAAGAACATTGGGTTGGTCGTAGTATTTCTATTTTTTTATTTATTTTCTCCGCTTTTTTACTTGGAGCTGCTGCCACTGCTGGTTTTCCTTCAACAAAACTTCTTTTGTTAGCTCTAGCCATCAGTACACTTCATTTGGCCAGTCGCGTAATTCGAGACGAATGGGACTTAGAAGGAGATACACAGCGACCGTTGCGAACGCTGCCCCATATTAATGTCTCTATGGCTCGCCTTTGGGTTCGCTATAATCTCTTAGTTGCTTCTTTCTTACTCCTTCTACCTGCTTTTTTTAACTTTCATCTTCTCTACCTACTTTTTGCAGGACCTGCTTCCCTGATCATTGCCAGACACGCGTTAAAATGGGATGAAAATCATTCTGCTAGCCATCCCAGCCATCTCTGGGCGCTCCTTGTCTTACTCGGTGCAATCCTAGGGCGTTAA
- a CDS encoding NCS2 family permease, which yields MLERLFQLQARGTTPSTEITAGVTTFMTMAYILAVNPNILATTGMSRDAVFFATCVGAALVTIAMGLYVNYPVALAPGMGLNAYFAVVASPNGGIPWEVALGAVFLSGVIFVILTVTQIRQLLVVAVPNSLKKAITVGIGLFITIIGLKLSHLTIVSLHLGPSFDQIAETRGFGNLLHFEWDITMGALTQPDTLLALIGLTITAGLMALKLRGSLLIGIVATTLIGIPLGVTNLGDFTFAWPAFDDLAVGSMDVWGAIEMGIIAVILTFTFVELFDTFGTLVGTANKAGLLDEKGNSPQLGKAMMVDAGGVSLGAFLGTSAITAYVESAAGISEGGRTGLTAVITGILFLFALVLAPFFRIIPDAATAPALIIVGVLMISVVRDIDFNDFTEALPAFLTLSLMPFTYNIANGIAAGIVFYTFLKVFTGKARDVHWLMYAITVLIVWRYATLGAGH from the coding sequence TTGTTAGAAAGATTATTTCAACTTCAAGCTCGAGGTACCACACCGAGCACCGAGATTACAGCTGGTGTAACTACTTTTATGACCATGGCTTATATCTTGGCTGTCAACCCTAATATTCTAGCAACCACTGGAATGAGTCGTGATGCTGTCTTCTTTGCAACTTGTGTGGGTGCTGCTCTTGTAACCATTGCAATGGGTCTTTATGTAAATTATCCGGTTGCTCTAGCACCGGGTATGGGTCTAAATGCTTACTTTGCTGTTGTTGCCTCTCCCAATGGTGGCATTCCTTGGGAAGTCGCTCTCGGTGCTGTCTTTCTCTCTGGTGTAATTTTTGTAATACTAACAGTGACGCAGATCCGACAACTTTTGGTTGTAGCGGTGCCTAACTCGCTAAAAAAAGCGATTACCGTTGGTATTGGACTCTTTATTACCATTATTGGTCTTAAACTATCTCACCTTACTATTGTGAGCCTTCATCTAGGTCCATCTTTCGATCAGATTGCAGAGACACGAGGTTTTGGCAATCTTCTCCACTTTGAGTGGGATATTACGATGGGCGCTTTGACGCAGCCCGATACGCTGTTGGCTTTAATCGGCCTTACAATTACAGCTGGCTTAATGGCCTTAAAACTTCGAGGTTCTCTTCTGATTGGTATTGTAGCAACGACACTGATTGGCATTCCGTTGGGTGTAACCAATCTAGGCGACTTCACTTTTGCCTGGCCTGCCTTTGATGACTTGGCCGTTGGTTCCATGGATGTCTGGGGTGCCATTGAAATGGGAATTATTGCTGTGATTTTAACTTTTACCTTTGTAGAGCTTTTCGATACTTTTGGAACTCTTGTCGGTACAGCCAATAAAGCAGGCCTACTTGATGAAAAAGGAAACTCTCCACAGCTAGGAAAAGCCATGATGGTCGATGCAGGTGGCGTAAGCTTAGGTGCTTTTCTCGGTACTTCTGCGATTACTGCTTACGTAGAATCGGCAGCCGGCATTAGTGAAGGTGGCCGGACTGGTTTAACAGCTGTTATTACAGGCATTCTTTTTCTCTTTGCCCTTGTTCTTGCACCCTTTTTCCGTATCATACCGGATGCAGCGACAGCACCGGCTTTGATTATTGTGGGTGTTCTTATGATTTCGGTCGTTCGCGATATCGATTTTAATGACTTTACCGAAGCCTTGCCTGCTTTTCTCACCTTGTCATTAATGCCCTTTACTTATAACATTGCCAACGGTATCGCAGCTGGTATTGTTTTCTACACTTTCTTGAAAGTTTTCACAGGCAAAGCTCGAGATGTTCATTGGTTGATGTACGCGATTACAGTGCTCATAGTTTGGCGCTATGCTACTTTGGGGGCTGGTCACTAA
- the purE gene encoding 5-(carboxyamino)imidazole ribonucleotide mutase, giving the protein MVGIIMGSKSDWPIMKEAAALLEQLGIPCQSQVVSAHRTPDWMFEYAETAREKGIKVIIAGAGGAAHLPGMVAAKTTLPVIGVPIPATKLEGLDALLSIVQMPGGVPVATMAIGIPGAKNGALMAARILSIEDQAIAERLEEYKANEARKVMAMNEEGLQ; this is encoded by the coding sequence ATGGTTGGTATTATCATGGGTAGTAAAAGCGACTGGCCCATTATGAAAGAAGCAGCCGCTCTCTTGGAGCAGTTAGGTATCCCTTGTCAAAGTCAAGTTGTTTCGGCCCATCGTACACCAGACTGGATGTTTGAATATGCTGAAACAGCGCGGGAAAAAGGAATTAAAGTAATCATCGCTGGTGCTGGTGGCGCCGCTCACCTCCCCGGCATGGTTGCTGCCAAAACAACACTCCCTGTTATTGGCGTACCGATTCCAGCCACCAAATTAGAAGGCCTTGACGCTTTGCTTTCCATCGTTCAAATGCCCGGCGGCGTTCCCGTAGCCACCATGGCCATCGGCATCCCCGGTGCCAAGAACGGAGCCCTCATGGCTGCACGTATTCTTTCCATTGAAGATCAAGCTATCGCAGAGCGCTTGGAAGAATATAAAGCCAACGAAGCACGCAAGGTAATGGCTATGAATGAAGAGGGGCTTCAGTAG